The Anoxybacillus flavithermus genome has a segment encoding these proteins:
- a CDS encoding IS630 family transposase translates to MLFYVDETHVRAYQALRTTWAEVGNQKQVPSYGHHAHVSIFGAVDVQQGDVVFHRTSSANAETFLDFLRRLKEKYADQFLVLVLDNARIHHAKMVQAFLDGEEGDAFHFIFLPPYSPQLNPIERLWKWLKDEVIANVFHKDQNDIAQSITRFEQYVLQHLDEVLRRMGCAA, encoded by the coding sequence ATGCTGTTTTATGTGGATGAGACACATGTTCGTGCTTATCAAGCGCTACGTACGACATGGGCAGAAGTAGGAAATCAAAAACAAGTGCCAAGCTACGGTCACCATGCCCACGTTTCTATTTTTGGCGCCGTCGATGTTCAACAAGGCGATGTGGTTTTCCATCGTACTTCATCTGCCAATGCCGAAACGTTCCTGGACTTTTTGCGCCGATTGAAAGAGAAATATGCCGATCAATTCCTCGTGCTTGTGTTAGACAATGCGCGCATTCATCATGCCAAGATGGTGCAAGCCTTTCTTGATGGCGAGGAAGGCGATGCGTTTCATTTCATCTTTTTGCCGCCGTATTCTCCACAGTTGAACCCGATCGAACGGCTGTGGAAGTGGTTGAAAGATGAAGTGATTGCCAACGTTTTTCACAAGGATCAAAACGACATTGCCCAATCCATTACTCGCTTTGAACAGTACGTCTTACAACATCTAGATGAAGTGTTACGTCGCATGGGGTGTGCTGCGTGA
- a CDS encoding transcriptional regulator, whose protein sequence is MTNKVYEYRVLNKLTQEELAKVLGVSRQTILVMEKNKYVPSLLLAFRIAKYFNVSIEDIFTYHEGGNDAQQN, encoded by the coding sequence ATAACTAATAAAGTATATGAATATCGTGTTTTGAATAAGTTAACTCAGGAAGAGCTGGCAAAAGTTCTGGGCGTATCCAGACAAACTATATTAGTAATGGAAAAAAATAAATACGTACCTTCTCTATTACTAGCCTTTCGAATAGCAAAATATTTTAATGTCAGTATTGAGGATATTTTTACTTATCATGAAGGAGGAAATGATGCTCAACAGAATTGA
- a CDS encoding ABC transporter permease: MITSKLVWFDIKKLHVSWFTYLSLLLSVVPAYGIAYAIKNLNGPFNIYHITSFYALLGSILCVILSMRLFTDDIHNEILTLLFNKKENRKKYLFAKFIGAIYVGFLFGITCTLVIISSEQYLKINADNLYLKSIINYILFTSFYVLLFFYFSTFYRKVTVLFVIAVLSISFLPNLIMTAIDSKMFPDIVVNIIEYTPLYFLPIKIGSHNFSSMEYIITLLSIVFLFFISTYSILRQDY, translated from the coding sequence ATGATAACTTCAAAATTAGTTTGGTTTGACATTAAAAAGCTTCATGTTAGTTGGTTTACCTATTTGTCTTTGCTTTTATCAGTCGTTCCAGCATATGGGATTGCGTATGCTATTAAAAATTTGAACGGCCCTTTTAATATATATCATATTACGTCCTTTTACGCTTTATTAGGTAGTATTTTATGTGTAATCCTTTCCATGCGATTATTTACGGATGATATACATAATGAAATTCTTACTTTACTGTTTAACAAAAAAGAGAATCGAAAAAAATATCTTTTTGCTAAGTTTATAGGGGCCATTTATGTTGGTTTTCTTTTTGGTATTACTTGTACTTTGGTAATTATTAGTTCTGAACAATACTTAAAAATTAACGCGGACAATTTATATCTTAAAAGTATAATTAACTACATCCTCTTTACAAGTTTTTATGTATTACTTTTCTTCTATTTTAGTACATTTTATAGAAAAGTAACGGTTTTATTTGTAATAGCTGTGCTTTCTATATCTTTTTTACCAAATTTAATAATGACTGCTATTGATAGTAAAATGTTCCCTGATATAGTAGTCAACATTATTGAGTATACACCGCTATATTTTCTACCTATAAAAATAGGATCTCATAATTTTAGCAGTATGGAATATATTATAACTTTGCTTTCCATTGTATTTCTGTTTTTTATTTCTACATATTCAATACTAAGACAAGATTATTAA
- a CDS encoding DNA-binding protein translates to MKRLKITNDHGWTPRTLRKQERKIKDASLRVRVTAVRLVMEGHLGKDVAKMVNLCRQSVALYVARFNQGGLDHLLDRRLPPGRVPFLTEEQQQEIRQLVLTTTPVDAGWGIASSWNTRILQSYIQHTYGVSMSREGICKLLHRLRLSWTRPTYKLVKGDAKRQAAFQKELEFIKKN, encoded by the coding sequence ATGAAACGTTTGAAAATCACAAATGATCACGGTTGGACACCTCGAACACTTCGGAAACAAGAACGGAAAATCAAAGATGCTTCGCTTCGCGTTCGGGTGACCGCTGTTCGTCTTGTCATGGAAGGTCACCTCGGTAAAGATGTCGCGAAAATGGTCAATCTATGCCGTCAATCGGTTGCCCTCTACGTTGCACGTTTTAATCAAGGTGGGCTCGATCATCTACTCGATCGTCGCTTACCACCTGGTCGCGTGCCATTTCTTACGGAAGAACAACAACAAGAAATTAGACAACTCGTGTTAACCACCACACCTGTGGATGCTGGCTGGGGCATCGCTTCATCATGGAACACGCGCATTTTACAATCTTACATTCAACATACCTATGGCGTTTCGATGTCACGTGAAGGCATTTGTAAGTTGTTGCATCGTCTTCGTTTGTCATGGACACGTCCGACTTACAAGCTAGTCAAAGGAGACGCCAAGCGTCAAGCTGCCTTTCAAAAAGAACTTGAATTTATAAAAAAAAACTAA